A window of the Gossypium hirsutum isolate 1008001.06 chromosome A05, Gossypium_hirsutum_v2.1, whole genome shotgun sequence genome harbors these coding sequences:
- the LOC107959547 gene encoding laccase-14-like precursor (The RefSeq protein has 4 substitutions compared to this genomic sequence), translating to MGLQQGLVTCFVGVLFLSTLLLSSADVHHYELFVRESNFTKLCNTTTLLVVNDSYPGPEIRVHRCDTVFVNVHNQGNYGFTIHWHGVKQRRNPWSDGPEFITQCPIQPGTNFTYEIVLSDEIGTLWWHAHSDWTRGSVHGAFIILPAENETYPFPTPDADQTIILESWYDGDYKQIIDDALAAGVSPRQPSAYAISGHVGDTYGCPNDTIFRMQVDSEKIYLLRIINAAMNEHFFFTIANHTLTVVAQDASYVRRFTRDYILISPGQTMDVLVSANRNVGQYYMAIRPFSDSSAAPVDNITTGIFEYTNSEGGLSASLITLPVMTATDAMINFLNQIRNTNVSQNPGMNVPADKDIKTRAFIAIAVNNLPCNTCVLGSRIVASLNNVSFVSPRIDILQAYYNRNMSGVFTEDSPLNPPVFYNFTGDLTNFNTPIEEGTRVIVVNYGEGVEMVLQATQMGAGGSHPMHLHGFSFYWVGTGFGNFNNETDPSTYNLVDPPLINTVHVPGRRWVAIRFFATNPGVWFMHCHLDRHSSWGMDTVLIVRNGRTKETSMRPPPSTMPRCPGT from the exons CAGAAAGGTTTAGTAACATGCTTTGTAGGGGTTTTATTTCTAAGCACTTTGCTCCTTTCCAGTGCAGATGTACATCACTATGAATTCTTC GTGCGAGAGTCAAACTTTACGAAGCTGTGCAACACAACGACATTGCTGGTCGTAAACGACAGCTATCCAGGGCCTGAGATTCGGGTTCACAGATGTGATACTGTCTTCGTTAATGTCCACAATCAAGGAAACTACGGCTTCACCATTCACTG GCACGGTGTGAAACAACGGAGGAATCCATGGTCCGATGGTCCCGAGTTCATAACGCAGTGCCCCATCCAACCAGGGACCAACTTCACCTATGAAATCGTACTATCGGATGAAATAGGAACACTGTGGTGGCACGCACACAGTGACTGGACTCGTGGTTCCGTCCATGGAGCATTCATCATTTTGCCGGCAGAGAATGAAACTTACCCGTTCCCCACGCCAGACGCCGATCAAACTATCATACTTG AATCATGGTACGATGGGGACTACAAGCAAATTATTGATGACGCACTTGCCGCCGGTGTCTCTCCTCGCCAACCAAGTGCTTATGCTATCAGTGGACACGTCGGAGACACATATGGATGCCCCAATG ATACAATATTCCGTATGCAAGTTGATTCTGAGAAGATATACCTTCTCCGAATAATTAACGCTGCAATGAACGAACATTTTTTCTTCACCATCGCGAACCACACCCTCACAGTCGTCGCACAAGATGCCTCCTATGTTCGAAGGTTTACGAGGGACTATATATTGATAAGCCCTGGCCAAACCATGGATGTTTTGGTCTCTGCCAATCGAAACGTTGGCCAATATTACATGGCTATTAGGCCTTTCTCTGATTCCTCTGCTGCACCTGTTGACAACATCACTACTGGCATTTTTGAATATACAAACAGTGAGGGTGGATTGAATGCTTCCTTGATAACGTTGCCCGTGATGACCGCTACAGATGCTATGATTAACTTCCTTAACCAAATTCGGAACACGAATGTCTCCCAGAATCCGGGGATGAATGTGCCGGCAGATAAGGATATTAAAACACGAGCATTCATTGCAATCGCGGTAAACAACTTGCCTTGCAACACCTGTGTTCTAGGCAGCAGAATTGTTGCAAGTTTGAACAATGTGAGCTTTGTTTCCCCACGTATTGACATTCTCCAAGCATACTACAAcag GAACATGAGTGGTGTTTTCACAGAAGATTTTCCATTGAATCCCCCAGTATTCTATAATTTCACTGGAGACTTGACTAATTTCAATACCCCTATTGAGGAAGGGACGAGGGTTATAGTGGTAAATTATGGGGAAGGAGTTGAGATGGTGCTGCAAGCAACCCAGATGGGGGCTGGTGGAAGTCACCCAATGCATTTGCACGGTTTCAGCTTCTATTGGGTGGGAACAGGTTTCGGAAATTTCAACAATGAGACAGACCCAAGCACTTATAATCTGGTTGATCCACCACTCATTAACACTGTCCATGTTCCTGGTAGAAGATGGGTTGCCATCAGATTTTTTGCTACCAATCCCG GAGTATGGTTTATGCATTGCCATTTGGACAGGCATAGTAGCTGGGGAATGGACACTGTTCTCATCGTCAGGAACGGTAGAACCAAGGAAACAAGCATGCGCCCACCGCCATCTACCATGCCTCGTTGTCCTGGAACCTAG
- the LOC107959547 gene encoding laccase-14-like isoform X1, whose protein sequence is MVRESNFTKLCNTTTLLVVNDSYPGPEIRVHRCDTVFVNVHNQGNYGFTIHWHGVKQRRNPWSDGPEFITQCPIQPGTNFTYEIVLSDEIGTLWWHAHSDWTRGSVHGAFIILPAENETYPFPTPDADQTIILESWYDGDYKQIIDDALAAGVSPRQPSAYAISGHVGDTYGCPNDTIFRMQVDSEKIYLLRIINAAMNEHFFFTIANHTLTVVAQDASYVRRFTRDYILISPGQTMDVLVSANRNVGQYYMAIRPFSDSSAAPVDNITTGIFEYTNSEGGLNASLITLPVMTATDAMINFLNQIRNTNVSQNPGMNVPADKDIKTRAFIAIAVNNLPCNTCVLGSRIVASLNNVSFVSPRIDILQAYYNRNMSGVFTEDFPLNPPVFYNFTGDLTNFNTPIEEGTRVIVVNYGEGVEMVLQATQMGAGGSHPMHLHGFSFYWVGTGFGNFNNETDPSTYNLVDPPLINTVHVPGRRWVAIRFFATNPGVWFMHCHLDRHSSWGMDTVLIVRNGRTKETSMRPPPSTMPRCPGT, encoded by the exons ATG GTGCGAGAGTCAAACTTTACGAAGCTGTGCAACACAACGACATTGCTGGTCGTAAACGACAGCTATCCAGGGCCTGAGATTCGGGTTCACAGATGTGATACTGTCTTCGTTAATGTCCACAATCAAGGAAACTACGGCTTCACCATTCACTG GCACGGTGTGAAACAACGGAGGAATCCATGGTCCGATGGTCCCGAGTTCATAACGCAGTGCCCCATCCAACCAGGGACCAACTTCACCTATGAAATCGTACTATCGGATGAAATAGGAACACTGTGGTGGCACGCACACAGTGACTGGACTCGTGGTTCCGTCCATGGAGCATTCATCATTTTGCCGGCAGAGAATGAAACTTACCCGTTCCCCACGCCAGACGCCGATCAAACTATCATACTTG AATCATGGTACGATGGGGACTACAAGCAAATTATTGATGACGCACTTGCCGCCGGTGTCTCTCCTCGCCAACCAAGTGCTTATGCTATCAGTGGACACGTCGGAGACACATATGGATGCCCCAATG ATACAATATTCCGTATGCAAGTTGATTCTGAGAAGATATACCTTCTCCGAATAATTAACGCTGCAATGAACGAACATTTTTTCTTCACCATCGCGAACCACACCCTCACAGTCGTCGCACAAGATGCCTCCTATGTTCGAAGGTTTACGAGGGACTATATATTGATAAGCCCTGGCCAAACCATGGATGTTTTGGTCTCTGCCAATCGAAACGTTGGCCAATATTACATGGCTATTAGGCCTTTCTCTGATTCCTCTGCTGCACCTGTTGACAACATCACTACTGGCATTTTTGAATATACAAACAGTGAGGGTGGATTGAATGCTTCCTTGATAACGTTGCCCGTGATGACCGCTACAGATGCTATGATTAACTTCCTTAACCAAATTCGGAACACGAATGTCTCCCAGAATCCGGGGATGAATGTGCCGGCAGATAAGGATATTAAAACACGAGCATTCATTGCAATCGCGGTAAACAACTTGCCTTGCAACACCTGTGTTCTAGGCAGCAGAATTGTTGCAAGTTTGAACAATGTGAGCTTTGTTTCCCCACGTATTGACATTCTCCAAGCATACTACAAcag GAACATGAGTGGTGTTTTCACAGAAGATTTTCCATTGAATCCCCCAGTATTCTATAATTTCACTGGAGACTTGACTAATTTCAATACCCCTATTGAGGAAGGGACGAGGGTTATAGTGGTAAATTATGGGGAAGGAGTTGAGATGGTGCTGCAAGCAACCCAGATGGGGGCTGGTGGAAGTCACCCAATGCATTTGCACGGTTTCAGCTTCTATTGGGTGGGAACAGGTTTCGGAAATTTCAACAATGAGACAGACCCAAGCACTTATAATCTGGTTGATCCACCACTCATTAACACTGTCCATGTTCCTGGTAGAAGATGGGTTGCCATCAGATTTTTTGCTACCAATCCCG GAGTATGGTTTATGCATTGCCATTTGGACAGGCATAGTAGCTGGGGAATGGACACTGTTCTCATCGTCAGGAACGGTAGAACCAAGGAAACAAGCATGCGCCCACCGCCATCTACCATGCCTCGTTGTCCTGGAACCTAG